In Brevibacterium zhoupengii, the following are encoded in one genomic region:
- a CDS encoding formimidoylglutamate deiminase gives MSTRFWCETAWVDGKVAAGVLLTADETGTLTSVETEIDTPPTIAEVVPGFTLPGGVNAHSHAFHRILRGRTHGDGGTFWTWREVMYSVAAKLSPENYETVARAVFAEMLAGGYTSVGEFHYVHHAPDGTPYGSGTSGAAADDTAAADSTRAHAMERALARAATSAGMRIRLLDTCYLTGGIDSELSAEQARFGDGTIDGYMDRHAALSESFATEFPVNAPGESFVHVGSAIHSIRAVPAANLPRFAELDEPVHVHLSEQPAENEACQAAYGTTPTQVLDRSGVVASNLSAVHATHLSDDDIASLGGAEANIVMCPCTEADLADGIGPARELADAGATISIGSDQHVVLDALRETQGLEAGERLRSGQRGRFSPAELISSLTTGGARSLDLPVGELAVGKACDFIAVRTDSMRTFGSVGEQVILSATSADVAMTVSGAHVRVRDGVHTELGEISELYRAAFAALGMED, from the coding sequence ATGAGCACGCGCTTCTGGTGCGAGACCGCCTGGGTCGACGGGAAGGTCGCCGCCGGCGTCCTCCTCACCGCCGATGAGACGGGCACCCTGACCTCGGTCGAGACCGAGATCGACACCCCACCCACCATCGCCGAGGTGGTTCCCGGCTTCACCCTGCCCGGTGGAGTCAACGCCCACTCCCACGCCTTCCACCGCATCCTGCGCGGACGCACCCACGGTGACGGCGGCACCTTCTGGACCTGGCGCGAAGTCATGTACTCCGTGGCTGCGAAGCTGAGCCCGGAGAACTACGAAACGGTGGCTCGCGCGGTCTTCGCGGAGATGCTCGCTGGCGGCTACACCTCGGTGGGCGAATTCCACTACGTCCACCATGCTCCTGACGGAACACCATATGGCTCGGGCACATCTGGCGCCGCCGCCGACGACACCGCCGCTGCAGATTCCACCCGCGCCCACGCGATGGAACGGGCGCTGGCACGTGCGGCCACCTCGGCGGGGATGCGGATCCGACTCCTCGACACCTGCTACCTCACCGGTGGCATCGACTCCGAGCTCTCGGCAGAGCAGGCCCGGTTCGGTGACGGGACCATCGACGGATACATGGACCGCCATGCTGCTCTGTCTGAGTCCTTCGCCACCGAGTTCCCGGTCAATGCCCCTGGTGAGAGCTTCGTCCACGTGGGATCGGCCATCCACTCGATCCGCGCGGTCCCGGCAGCCAACCTGCCCAGATTCGCCGAACTCGACGAACCGGTCCACGTGCACCTATCCGAGCAGCCAGCGGAGAACGAAGCCTGCCAAGCCGCCTACGGCACAACGCCCACGCAGGTCCTCGACCGCTCGGGTGTGGTCGCGTCGAATCTCTCTGCCGTCCACGCCACCCACCTCAGCGATGACGACATCGCGAGCCTGGGTGGGGCCGAAGCCAACATCGTGATGTGCCCATGTACGGAGGCCGACCTGGCCGACGGCATCGGACCTGCCCGCGAACTCGCCGATGCCGGAGCGACGATCTCGATCGGCTCCGATCAGCACGTCGTCCTCGACGCGCTGCGTGAAACCCAGGGTCTGGAAGCCGGGGAGCGACTTCGCTCGGGCCAACGCGGACGATTCTCACCGGCCGAGCTCATCAGCTCCCTGACCACGGGCGGGGCACGCAGCCTCGACCTGCCCGTCGGCGAACTGGCCGTGGGCAAGGCGTGTGACTTCATCGCGGTGAGAACCGACAGCATGCGCACCTTCGGATCGGTGGGGGAGCAGGTCATCCTCTCGGCCACCTCGGCGGACGTGGCAATGACCGTCAGCGGCGCCCATGTGCGAGTCCGCGACGGCGTGCACACCGAACTCGGCGAGATCTCGGAACTCTACCGGGCTGCGTTCGCCGCCCTGGGGATGGAGGACTGA
- a CDS encoding IclR family transcriptional regulator translates to MAEVPALRRSIAILRHLASSNRPITAGALVRALEIPRSSAYELLTVLEELGLVVRTESGYVLGAGVHELGSSYLRTNPLQRLAQPIVRQLAEETSATAQLAVIRGWETVYVLKEQSLKSVAVITATGVRMPSYLTATGRAILAQLPKSEVLAMFQSESGFVTRTGQGPTTVKALNAILAQDRRAGWAIEHGEVTPGISTIAAPVYDVLSRPIAAIGLSLAGDALGSGASGEALDEDAVTEPLVDKVLAAAAEVTAKLR, encoded by the coding sequence GTGGCTGAGGTTCCGGCACTGCGGCGCTCGATCGCGATCCTTCGGCATCTGGCCTCATCGAATCGTCCGATCACCGCCGGTGCCCTGGTCCGGGCGCTGGAGATCCCGCGCTCGAGTGCCTACGAGCTGCTCACCGTGCTCGAGGAACTCGGGCTCGTCGTGCGCACCGAATCCGGTTATGTGCTGGGTGCCGGCGTGCACGAACTGGGCAGCTCCTACCTGCGCACGAACCCGCTGCAGCGCCTGGCTCAGCCCATCGTGCGTCAGCTGGCGGAGGAGACCTCGGCCACGGCACAGTTGGCCGTCATCCGCGGCTGGGAGACCGTGTACGTGCTCAAAGAGCAGTCCCTGAAGTCCGTCGCGGTCATCACCGCCACCGGTGTGCGCATGCCCAGCTACCTGACGGCGACCGGGCGGGCGATACTCGCGCAGCTGCCCAAGTCTGAGGTGCTGGCGATGTTCCAGTCCGAGTCCGGATTCGTCACCCGCACCGGCCAGGGCCCGACCACGGTCAAGGCGCTCAACGCAATCCTGGCCCAGGACAGACGGGCCGGATGGGCGATCGAACACGGCGAGGTCACCCCCGGGATCTCGACGATCGCCGCCCCCGTCTACGATGTCCTCTCCCGGCCGATCGCCGCGATCGGGCTCTCGCTCGCTGGGGATGCGCTGGGCTCAGGAGCCTCCGGTGAAGCGCTGGACGAGGACGCTGTCACTGAACCGCTCGTGGACAAGGTCCTCGCAGCCGCCGCAGAGGTGACCGCAAAGCTGCGGTGA
- a CDS encoding allantoate amidohydrolase, which produces MSDVVSLLAQIEDTGRDTRGPGYQRAGFSNTERELRDWFLAEAARRGLDTEIDDNGITWAWATAPGDNAVVTGSHLDSVPGGGAFDGPLGVASALAAFDELKSSGALDRAQRPLALAVFPEEEGSRFGVACLGSRLITGAIDADRALGLTDANGDTFADVARGYGLDPNRIGTDTARLEKVGSFIELHVEQGIGLINTDQAVAIGSSIIGHGRWHFAFSGQGNHAGTTPMSHRADPVVAGSRVIGDIPVLAASHDQAVATVGRTLIHPGGTNVIASGMSFWLDIRHADDAVVKQVLEAISKRAREHAEGAGVEVSISQESYSPTTYFTAELNSRLTSVLPDAPLLPSGAGHDAGILAPHVPSAMLYVRNPTGVSHAPEEACEVDDQRAGVSALVKVLEGELGVADAPGDES; this is translated from the coding sequence ATGAGCGACGTCGTCTCCCTCCTGGCCCAGATCGAGGACACCGGCCGTGACACCCGCGGCCCCGGCTACCAACGCGCCGGCTTCTCGAACACCGAACGCGAACTCCGCGACTGGTTCCTCGCCGAGGCGGCCCGACGCGGCCTCGACACCGAGATCGATGACAACGGCATCACCTGGGCGTGGGCGACCGCGCCCGGTGACAACGCCGTCGTCACCGGCTCCCACCTGGACTCCGTCCCCGGCGGCGGTGCCTTCGACGGCCCCCTCGGCGTCGCCTCGGCGCTGGCAGCCTTCGACGAACTCAAATCCTCCGGTGCACTCGACCGCGCCCAGCGTCCACTCGCGCTCGCCGTCTTCCCCGAGGAAGAGGGCTCACGCTTCGGAGTCGCCTGCCTGGGATCACGCCTCATCACCGGCGCCATCGACGCCGACCGTGCACTGGGTCTCACCGACGCCAACGGTGACACCTTTGCCGACGTCGCCCGCGGATACGGTCTCGACCCGAACCGCATCGGCACCGACACAGCCCGACTGGAGAAGGTCGGATCCTTCATCGAACTCCACGTCGAGCAGGGCATCGGGCTCATCAACACCGACCAGGCTGTGGCGATCGGTTCGTCGATCATCGGCCACGGCCGCTGGCACTTCGCGTTCTCCGGCCAGGGCAACCACGCCGGAACCACGCCGATGAGCCACCGCGCCGATCCGGTCGTCGCCGGCAGCCGCGTCATCGGTGACATCCCCGTGCTCGCCGCCAGCCACGACCAGGCAGTCGCCACCGTGGGACGCACCCTCATCCACCCGGGCGGGACGAACGTCATCGCCTCGGGCATGAGCTTCTGGCTCGACATCCGGCACGCCGATGACGCTGTCGTCAAGCAGGTCCTCGAGGCGATCTCGAAGCGCGCCCGCGAGCATGCTGAAGGTGCCGGCGTCGAGGTGTCGATCTCTCAGGAGTCCTACTCTCCGACGACGTACTTCACCGCCGAACTCAACTCCCGGCTGACCTCCGTGCTGCCCGACGCACCGCTGCTGCCCTCGGGGGCCGGACACGATGCGGGCATCCTCGCCCCACACGTGCCCTCGGCGATGCTCTACGTACGCAACCCGACCGGCGTCTCCCACGCACCAGAAGAGGCCTGCGAGGTCGATGACCAGCGCGCCGGAGTCTCCGCCCTGGTCAAGGTCCTCGAAGGGGAACTGGGAGTGGCAGATGCACCAGGAGATGAGTCATGA
- the hutH gene encoding histidine ammonia-lyase: MSVFIDLDPDTLTFAQVVDVARHDAKVALSETTLARVNKYREAIDALAQAEKPVYGVSTGFGALAQRHIPAELRTQLQKSLIRSHAAGVGEPVEREVVRALMLLRARTLATGRAGVRAEVLQTYVDLLNAGITPVVHEYGSLGCSGDLAPLSACALVVMGEGVAAGPDGVAGPADEVLAAAGIAPVTLAEKEGLALVNGTDGMLGMLIMALTDLENLLTAVDVSAAMSIEGLFGTDAVFAPELHYALRPHDGQSAAAANMLTSLKDSGITASHRDSTHLVQDAYSMRCAPQVNGAARDAVAFATQVAERELRAAIDNPVVLTNGMVSSNGNFHGAPLAHALDFLAIVAADVASMSERRTDRMMDVTRNQNLTPFLADDAGVDSGLMIAHYTQAAMVSEAKRNASPASVDSIPSSAMQEDHVSMGWSAARKLRKVVDNLASVVGIEFYAASRACDMREAAPAPVTGAVISAIRETVPGPGPDRFLSPELAETIAKVKDGSLVAAAESVSPLQHTVTSAAGTWLPEGGSPAVNDPEFTALGNLDAAAAASGTDAATTHPDEAGTNGAASNVSGEAN; this comes from the coding sequence ATGTCAGTCTTCATCGATCTCGATCCCGATACCCTCACATTCGCCCAGGTGGTCGACGTCGCCCGCCACGATGCGAAGGTGGCCCTGAGCGAGACCACTCTGGCGCGAGTGAACAAATACCGCGAAGCCATCGACGCCCTCGCCCAGGCCGAGAAGCCCGTCTACGGAGTCTCCACCGGCTTCGGGGCACTGGCCCAGCGCCACATCCCCGCCGAACTGCGCACCCAGCTGCAGAAATCACTCATCCGCTCCCACGCCGCCGGCGTCGGCGAACCCGTCGAACGCGAGGTCGTGCGCGCCCTCATGCTCCTGCGCGCCCGCACCCTGGCCACCGGCCGGGCAGGGGTGCGCGCCGAGGTGCTCCAGACCTACGTCGACCTCCTCAACGCCGGCATCACCCCGGTCGTCCACGAGTACGGATCACTGGGCTGCTCGGGTGACCTCGCCCCACTGTCTGCCTGCGCCCTCGTCGTCATGGGCGAAGGCGTGGCCGCCGGACCCGACGGTGTCGCCGGACCCGCCGACGAAGTGCTGGCCGCGGCCGGAATCGCTCCAGTGACCCTGGCCGAAAAGGAAGGCCTGGCGCTGGTCAACGGCACCGACGGCATGCTGGGCATGCTCATCATGGCCCTGACCGACCTGGAGAACCTGCTCACCGCCGTCGACGTCTCCGCTGCCATGAGCATCGAAGGCCTCTTCGGCACCGACGCCGTCTTCGCCCCCGAACTCCACTACGCCCTGCGCCCCCACGACGGGCAGTCCGCGGCAGCCGCGAACATGCTGACCTCGCTCAAGGACTCCGGCATCACCGCCAGCCACCGCGACTCGACCCACCTGGTCCAGGACGCCTACTCGATGCGCTGCGCCCCACAGGTCAACGGTGCGGCCCGTGATGCCGTGGCCTTCGCCACGCAGGTCGCCGAGCGCGAACTGCGTGCGGCCATCGACAACCCCGTCGTGCTCACCAACGGCATGGTCTCCTCCAACGGCAACTTCCACGGCGCACCCCTGGCGCATGCCCTGGACTTCCTCGCCATCGTCGCCGCCGATGTGGCCTCAATGTCCGAACGCCGCACCGACCGGATGATGGACGTCACCCGCAACCAGAACCTCACCCCGTTCCTCGCCGACGACGCCGGCGTCGACTCGGGCCTGATGATCGCCCACTACACCCAGGCCGCGATGGTCTCCGAGGCCAAGCGCAACGCCAGCCCCGCCTCGGTGGACTCGATCCCATCCTCGGCAATGCAGGAAGACCACGTGTCCATGGGCTGGTCGGCCGCCCGCAAGCTGCGCAAGGTCGTCGACAACCTCGCCAGCGTCGTCGGCATCGAGTTCTACGCCGCCTCCCGGGCCTGCGATATGCGCGAAGCAGCACCCGCCCCTGTCACCGGCGCCGTGATCTCCGCGATCCGCGAAACCGTTCCCGGCCCAGGCCCCGACCGCTTCCTGTCCCCGGAACTCGCCGAGACGATCGCCAAGGTCAAAGACGGCTCCCTAGTCGCCGCAGCCGAGTCGGTCTCACCGCTGCAGCACACCGTGACCTCCGCTGCCGGAACCTGGCTGCCAGAAGGCGGATCACCAGCGGTCAACGACCCCGAGTTCACCGCCCTGGGCAACCTCGACGCTGCCGCCGCAGCCTCCGGTACCGACGCGGCAACGACTCACCCGGACGAGGCCGGCACCAACGGCGCGGCTTCCAACGTTTCGGGCGAGGCGAACTGA
- the hutI gene encoding imidazolonepropionase, with translation MQLITGISELVVNDLDTIGALNVIEDAAVLIDNGRILWSGPSAQADTALQDHLGEADSTTAEVVNDDDIENGTLTSASGGVELETIDVGGKAVLPGFVDSHNHLIFAGDRSEEFAARMAGQKYSAGGIATTVAATRAASDEELEANLVHLMGQATRQGTTTFEIKSGYGLTLEDELRALQIINRHTEESTLIAAHVVPPEFKENPQGYVDLVIDEIIPAATGHAKWIDVFCEKGAFTEEQTSRIIEAGKAAGMKPRLHANQLTEGGALKLGAELGCVSVDHATFASDEDLAVLASAGTVVTLLPSIEFSTRQPYPDARRYVEAGVSLAIATDCNPGSGFSNSIPFTVAIGVRDMHFTVEQAVWAVTAGGANALQRTDVGHLGAGARADLIILDAPSYRHLAYRPGVQLVERVYSGGELVADNRPQV, from the coding sequence TTGCAGCTCATCACCGGGATCAGCGAACTCGTCGTCAATGACCTCGACACAATCGGCGCTCTGAACGTCATTGAGGACGCCGCAGTGCTCATCGACAACGGTCGGATTCTGTGGTCGGGGCCGTCCGCCCAGGCGGACACCGCTCTTCAGGACCACCTCGGCGAGGCCGATTCCACCACCGCCGAGGTGGTCAACGACGATGACATCGAAAACGGCACCCTCACCTCGGCGAGCGGGGGAGTGGAACTGGAGACGATCGACGTGGGAGGCAAAGCCGTCCTGCCCGGCTTCGTCGACAGCCACAATCACCTCATCTTCGCCGGTGATCGGTCCGAGGAATTCGCCGCGCGCATGGCCGGGCAGAAGTACTCCGCCGGTGGCATCGCCACGACAGTGGCGGCCACTCGGGCTGCCAGCGATGAGGAGCTCGAGGCCAACCTCGTCCACCTCATGGGCCAAGCCACCCGGCAGGGCACGACGACCTTCGAGATCAAGTCCGGCTACGGACTCACGCTGGAGGATGAGCTGCGCGCACTGCAGATCATCAACCGGCACACCGAGGAGTCCACACTCATCGCCGCCCATGTGGTGCCGCCGGAGTTCAAGGAGAACCCTCAAGGCTACGTCGACCTCGTCATCGACGAGATCATCCCGGCCGCGACCGGCCACGCCAAATGGATCGACGTGTTCTGCGAAAAGGGCGCCTTCACCGAAGAGCAGACGAGTCGCATCATCGAAGCCGGCAAGGCTGCGGGCATGAAACCACGACTGCACGCCAACCAGCTCACCGAGGGGGGAGCGCTCAAACTCGGAGCCGAACTCGGCTGCGTGTCCGTCGACCACGCGACATTCGCCTCCGATGAGGACCTCGCAGTCCTCGCCTCAGCCGGCACCGTCGTCACGCTGCTGCCGAGCATCGAATTCTCCACCCGCCAGCCCTACCCCGACGCTCGTCGCTACGTCGAGGCCGGCGTGAGCCTGGCGATCGCCACGGACTGCAACCCGGGCTCGGGCTTCTCCAACAGCATCCCCTTCACGGTCGCCATCGGCGTGCGCGATATGCACTTCACCGTCGAACAGGCCGTCTGGGCCGTCACCGCCGGTGGAGCCAACGCCCTGCAACGAACCGACGTGGGCCACCTCGGCGCCGGAGCTCGGGCTGACCTCATCATCCTCGATGCCCCCAGCTATCGGCACCTGGCCTACCGGCCCGGGGTCCAGCTCGTCGAACGCGTCTACTCCGGCGGCGAGCTCGTCGCCGACAACCGACCACAGGTCTGA
- a CDS encoding class I adenylate-forming enzyme family protein yields the protein MQTSNTAAVPTRSKATTHADASTCEGWEAHAGRKVAEAALTSAFPVADLVGLPADRARSNPDGPCLSWPGGSCDNAEFASAVATTAHAMSARFRVGFGSVVGVLLCNARGVITTMFAAWSLGAVLNPIDPALDDDAVGFQLDDSGAVLLVGDTRAEVVADVNSLSFLSVDDDCYRGGAEPLSAVNVRDSDGSLIVYTSAATGPPKGCLLSHSNVSAMVWSILSGIDFDEDTRSLLVLPLFDGHSLLAGAVSPLMFGGSVHLLPEFDPTTFWDIVEEERPSYFSAGPAICSALESSNEPTVDATSLRFVFSGDAPMSIDAITRFEAKFDVPILVGYGRSECSAAATINRNDGTRRLGTVGTALPGITVAIRNPHGQHLPAGETGEVIISGQTVMRGFLGRPEATAEAIKDGWLHTGDLGFLDEDGYLTLVECSNSANERR from the coding sequence ATGCAGACTTCGAATACCGCAGCAGTGCCCACCAGGAGCAAGGCGACGACGCACGCCGATGCGTCGACATGCGAAGGTTGGGAGGCTCACGCAGGGCGGAAGGTCGCCGAGGCGGCCCTGACCTCGGCCTTCCCCGTGGCCGATCTCGTCGGGCTCCCCGCCGACCGTGCCCGCTCCAACCCGGACGGGCCGTGCCTGAGCTGGCCCGGCGGGAGCTGCGACAACGCCGAATTCGCCTCTGCCGTGGCCACGACCGCGCACGCCATGAGTGCCCGCTTCCGCGTGGGCTTCGGTTCCGTGGTCGGTGTGCTGCTGTGCAATGCCCGCGGAGTCATCACCACGATGTTCGCAGCTTGGTCCCTGGGCGCGGTGCTCAACCCGATCGACCCTGCCCTGGACGATGACGCGGTGGGCTTCCAACTCGATGACTCGGGCGCCGTTCTGCTCGTCGGCGACACCCGCGCCGAGGTGGTGGCCGACGTCAATAGCCTCAGCTTTCTCTCCGTCGACGACGACTGCTACCGCGGCGGTGCCGAACCGCTCAGTGCCGTCAACGTCCGTGACAGCGACGGATCGCTCATCGTCTACACCTCAGCTGCGACGGGCCCGCCGAAGGGCTGCCTGCTCAGTCACTCCAACGTCTCGGCCATGGTGTGGTCGATCCTCAGCGGAATCGATTTCGACGAGGACACGCGCAGTCTCCTCGTGCTGCCCCTCTTCGACGGCCACAGCCTCCTTGCCGGGGCCGTCTCGCCCCTCATGTTCGGCGGCAGCGTTCATCTGCTGCCGGAGTTCGATCCGACAACCTTCTGGGACATCGTCGAAGAGGAACGACCGAGCTACTTCTCGGCAGGACCGGCGATCTGCTCGGCCCTGGAATCCAGCAACGAACCCACAGTCGATGCCACATCCTTGCGGTTCGTCTTCAGTGGGGATGCCCCGATGTCGATTGACGCGATCACCCGCTTCGAAGCGAAGTTCGACGTGCCCATCCTTGTAGGCTACGGTCGCTCGGAATGCTCGGCAGCGGCAACGATCAACCGCAACGACGGCACCCGCCGGCTGGGAACCGTCGGAACAGCACTGCCGGGAATCACCGTGGCCATCCGGAACCCGCACGGCCAGCACCTGCCTGCAGGAGAAACCGGTGAGGTGATCATCTCCGGACAGACTGTGATGCGCGGCTTCCTCGGCCGCCCCGAGGCGACGGCCGAGGCGATCAAAGACGGCTGGCTGCACACCGGAGACCTCGGATTCCTCGACGAGGACGGATACCTGACGCTTGTCGAATGCAGCAACAGCGCGAATGAACGCAGGTGA